In the Chlorobium limicola DSM 245 genome, one interval contains:
- a CDS encoding SDR family NAD(P)-dependent oxidoreductase, giving the protein MMQGSREPLAVVLITGASMGIGRALACAFAGMGHHLLLVARSDETLAELAETLHRKHGVTVFCCPGDLVAHESAQRISDYCLEHVLAVEVLVNCAGLSRASDFKDLAFGELEGIMAVNMSAAVRLTRLFLPGMVEKKKGTIINIASLAGTQGVPGLALYSATKSFLITLSEALHVELQGTGVKVVAVCPGFVDTGFLEKAMHNRRKIRLPVYGSDLVVQAVLRGYRKNRMRVYPTFLDYLLVFLQRFTPRILVVKITDFLAAARERQ; this is encoded by the coding sequence ATGATGCAAGGATCCAGGGAACCCTTAGCAGTTGTCCTTATTACAGGCGCATCCATGGGAATCGGTCGGGCTCTCGCCTGTGCGTTTGCCGGCATGGGCCATCACCTTCTGCTCGTTGCCCGATCAGACGAGACGCTTGCCGAACTCGCAGAAACGCTTCATCGGAAGCATGGGGTTACGGTTTTCTGCTGTCCCGGGGATCTCGTCGCGCACGAAAGTGCGCAACGCATTTCCGATTATTGCCTTGAACACGTTCTTGCAGTCGAGGTACTGGTGAATTGTGCCGGTCTGTCGCGGGCATCGGATTTCAAAGACCTTGCTTTCGGCGAACTTGAAGGCATCATGGCCGTAAACATGTCTGCGGCAGTAAGGCTCACGCGTCTTTTTCTGCCGGGTATGGTTGAAAAAAAGAAAGGGACGATTATCAATATCGCATCGCTTGCCGGAACACAGGGTGTTCCGGGCCTTGCACTCTATTCGGCTACGAAATCTTTTTTAATAACACTGAGCGAGGCGCTTCATGTTGAACTGCAGGGAACCGGAGTAAAGGTCGTAGCCGTCTGTCCTGGTTTTGTCGATACCGGTTTTCTTGAAAAGGCAATGCACAACCGCAGAAAAATCCGGCTTCCTGTGTATGGATCAGATCTGGTGGTACAAGCGGTTCTTCGGGGTTATCGAAAAAACCGGATGCGGGTCTATCCTACTTTTCTTGACTATCTGCTCGTTTTTTTACAGCGCTTCACGCCTCGAATCCTTGTCGTTAAAATAACGGACTTCCTTGCGGCAGCAAGAGAGAGGCAATAA
- the secE gene encoding preprotein translocase subunit SecE — MNKYLGKVSQYYRDVVSEMRKVAWPSKEEAKDLTVVVLTVSGILALFTFVVDWVINSAMSRLL, encoded by the coding sequence ATGAATAAATATTTAGGCAAAGTCAGCCAGTATTATCGTGATGTCGTCAGTGAGATGCGCAAGGTTGCCTGGCCGAGCAAGGAAGAGGCAAAGGATCTTACTGTCGTCGTTCTGACAGTTTCAGGTATACTTGCCTTGTTTACCTTTGTTGTTGACTGGGTAATAAATTCTGCGATGAGCCGGTTATTATAA
- the nusG gene encoding transcription termination/antitermination protein NusG: MGVRKKSVDDQGIPVPRWYALRIYSGHERKVKEGIDAEVLRCGLEDKILQVYVPYERFVEVKNGKKRSLTKNAFPGYVLIEAVLDKQTRNLILDIPSVMGFLGVDDNPTPLRPEEVEKILVPDNAVEHRSVIEAPFRVGDSVKVVDGPFSSLTGVVHDVCTERMKVKVMISFFGRSTPTELDFSQVKSVSQ; the protein is encoded by the coding sequence ATGGGTGTCAGAAAAAAAAGTGTTGATGATCAGGGGATACCGGTTCCAAGGTGGTATGCACTCAGGATTTATTCCGGTCACGAACGCAAGGTTAAGGAAGGGATAGATGCTGAGGTTCTTCGTTGCGGCCTCGAAGACAAGATTCTGCAGGTCTATGTGCCCTATGAGCGTTTTGTTGAGGTGAAAAACGGCAAGAAAAGAAGTCTGACAAAGAACGCTTTTCCTGGTTATGTGCTCATCGAGGCAGTGCTTGACAAGCAGACCCGGAATCTTATTCTTGATATTCCATCCGTTATGGGATTTCTCGGTGTCGATGATAATCCTACTCCATTGCGTCCTGAAGAGGTTGAGAAAATTCTTGTTCCTGATAATGCTGTCGAGCATCGCTCGGTTATTGAGGCGCCTTTCAGGGTTGGTGATTCGGTTAAGGTCGTTGACGGGCCATTCAGTTCGCTTACCGGTGTTGTTCATGATGTCTGCACCGAGCGGATGAAAGTGAAGGTCATGATCAGTTTCTTTGGTCGCAGCACGCCAACTGAACTCGATTTTTCACAGGTTAAGTCAGTTTCGCAGTAA